The proteins below come from a single Benincasa hispida cultivar B227 chromosome 4, ASM972705v1, whole genome shotgun sequence genomic window:
- the LOC120076774 gene encoding probable U3 small nucleolar RNA-associated protein 7: MEKELGNAVAERILPPTEQEVSNEIDVKVQKYLRGEGANLEVLKDKKLKGQLSVIEDLYGKSAKAAAKVEKWLMPSEGGYLEAEGLEKTWRIKQETISHEVDILSKRNQHDIILPALGPYSLDYTSNGRYMAIAGRKGHLALVDMKDLNLIKEFQVKETVRDVVFLHNELFFAAAQKKYPYIYNRVGTELHCLKEHGSVLRLQFLKNHFLLASINKFGQLHYQDVTTGSMVGSFRTGLGRTDVMQVNPFNGVIATGHSGGSVAMWKPTSSAPLVKMLCHQGPVSALAFHPNGYLMATSGSERKIKLWDLRKFEVLQTLPGHAKTLDFSQKGLLAYGTGSFVQILGDLSGTQNYTRYMAHSMVKGYQIGKILFRPYEDVLGIGHSMGWSSILIPGSGEPNFDTWVANPFETSKQRREKEVRSLLDKLPPETISLNPSKIGTVMAVKKKEKKTKMERDAEEEAAIDAAKGITMKKKTKGRNKPTKREKKKHEIIEKAKRPFLHEQIKEEELSRKRSRLSEEVELPKSLQRFARKKTVT; encoded by the exons ATGGAGAAGGAACTAGGAAATGCGGTTGCTGAAAGGATTCTTCCTCCGACTGAACAG GAGGTATCAAATGAGATAGATGtgaaagttcaaaaatatcTACGGGGAGAAGGTGCTAATCTAGAG GTTCTGAAAGATAAGAAGTTGAAGGGTCAACTTTCTGTTATAGAAGATTTATATGGGAAATCTGCTAAAGCTGCCGCAAAGGTTGAGAAG tGGCTTATGCCAAGTGAGGGAGGCTATTTGGAGGCTGAAGGATTGGAGAAGACATGGAGAATCAAACAGGAAACAATTTCTCACGAAGTAGATATCTTAAGTAAAAGGAATCAACATGATATTATTTTACCAG CTCTTGGACCATATTCTCTTGACTATACTTCAAACGGTAGATATATGGCCATTGCTGGACGTAAGGGTCACCTGGCCCTTGTGGACATGAAGGAcctcaatttaattaaagagtttcaG GTTAAGGAGACTGTTCGTGATGTGGTCTTCTTGCACAATGAGCTGTTCTTTGCTGCTGCACAGAAAAA gTATCCGTATATTTATAATCGGGTGGGCACAGAGCTTCATTGCCTCAAG GAGCACGGATCAGTCTTGAGGCTTCAATTTCTGAAAAATCACTTCCTTTTGGCATCCATAAACAAATTTGGACAGCTCCACTATCAAGATGTAACAACTGGTAGCATGGTTGGTTCCTTCCGCACTGGGTTAGGCCGTACCGATGTGATGCAGGTAAACCCATTCAATGGGGTTATAGCAACTGGTCATTCAGGTGGTTCAGTTGCTATGTGGAAGCCTACGAGCTCTGCTCCTCTTGTAAAGATGCTTTGTCATCAAGGGCCTGTGTCAGCGCTAGCATTCCACCCGAATGGCTATCTCATGGCTACATCTGGTTCCGAGAGGAAAATTAAGCTCTGGGACTTGAGGAAGTTTGAGGTGCTTCAGACTCTGCCTGGGCATGCTAAGACCTTAGATTTCAGTCAGAAAGGGCTACTTGCTTATGGAACTGGGTCATTTGTACAGATACTAGGTGATTTATCTGGAACTCAGAATTACACTAGGTATATGGCTCACTCAATGGTGAAAGGTTACCAAATAGGAAAGATTTTGTTTCGACCTTATGAAGATGTTTTAGGCATAGGTCATTCGATGGGTTGGTCGAGTATCCTCATTCCAGGATCTGGTGAACCCAACTTTGATACTTGGGTGGCAAACCCATTTGAGACATCGAAACAGCGGAGAGAAAAGGAGGTTCGGTCTCTTCTCGATAAGCTTCCTCCTGAGACAATTTCACTCAATCCCTCGAAAATTGGTACCGTCATGGCagtgaagaagaaggagaagaagacgaAGATGGAAAGAGATGCTGAAGAGGAGGCTGCAATTGATGCTGCAAAGGGCATCACcatgaagaagaaaacaaagggAAGGAATAAGCCaaccaagagagagaagaagaaacatgAAATTATTGAGAAGGCCAAGAGGCCTTTCCTTCATGAACagataaaggaagaagaattgtCTCGAAAGAGATCGAGGTTGAGCGAGGAAGTCGAACTTCCCAAGTCTTTGCAGAGGTTTGCTCGTAAGAAAACTGTGACATGA